From the Desulfovibrio sp. JC010 genome, one window contains:
- the malQ gene encoding 4-alpha-glucanotransferase, which yields MKRSSGVLLHFTSLPSRFGVGDLGPAAYDFADFLAEAGQRFWQVLPITPTAPDLCNSPYSGFSAFAANPLLISPELMVEHGLLEYEDILRHTQPESDKADFDTAGQVKEELLRKAFSKVANTLLDDVVFNQFIWDNMHWVNDFALFTALKKHFKGESWLNWPDDIRNRTEDGLRHWGEKLYREILYVKFCQWTFFRQWGQLKDHLDEIGVELIGDVPIYVTHDSADVWANRRIFKLDEQGEAYCVAGVPPDYFSEDGQLWGNPVYNWEVLQSDGFGWWISRMKHNLGLYHWVRLDHFRGFSAYWEVPADAETAIEGYWVPAPGHQLFEKLTDEIGCLRVIAEDLGHITPDVIWLKDRFQLPGMNILQFSFGDDIGYCGDALHNHKRNSVVYTGTHDNNTNRGWFLDDADEISRKNLLAYLGYNWIDDAKISWELIRLLMSSVGCLCVIQAQDLLSLDGSARMNIPGEADGNWGWKLTPGQLTPLIRERLGEMTELFGRTSKID from the coding sequence CATTTCACTTCCCTGCCTTCCCGGTTCGGCGTCGGCGACCTCGGCCCGGCTGCCTATGATTTCGCGGACTTTCTGGCCGAAGCCGGGCAGCGGTTCTGGCAGGTGCTGCCTATCACCCCCACAGCCCCGGATCTCTGCAATTCCCCATATTCCGGCTTTTCAGCTTTTGCGGCCAATCCGCTGCTGATCAGCCCGGAGCTGATGGTGGAACACGGACTCCTCGAATACGAGGACATTCTCCGCCACACCCAACCGGAATCAGACAAAGCTGATTTCGACACGGCCGGACAGGTCAAGGAAGAGCTGCTGCGTAAAGCCTTTTCAAAAGTAGCCAACACCCTGCTTGATGACGTGGTATTCAACCAGTTCATCTGGGACAACATGCACTGGGTAAATGATTTCGCCCTGTTCACCGCCCTGAAAAAACACTTCAAAGGTGAAAGCTGGCTCAACTGGCCGGATGATATCCGCAACCGTACCGAAGACGGCTTGCGCCACTGGGGTGAAAAGCTTTACCGCGAAATCCTTTACGTAAAATTCTGCCAGTGGACCTTCTTCCGCCAGTGGGGGCAGCTCAAGGATCATCTTGATGAAATCGGGGTGGAACTTATCGGAGATGTGCCCATTTACGTGACTCACGATAGTGCCGATGTCTGGGCCAACCGGAGAATTTTCAAGCTGGACGAGCAAGGCGAAGCATATTGCGTGGCCGGAGTTCCGCCGGACTACTTCAGTGAGGACGGCCAGCTCTGGGGCAACCCGGTCTACAATTGGGAAGTGCTCCAAAGCGACGGCTTCGGCTGGTGGATCAGCCGTATGAAGCACAATCTCGGCCTTTACCACTGGGTGCGACTCGACCATTTTCGAGGTTTTTCGGCCTACTGGGAAGTTCCCGCCGATGCTGAAACAGCCATCGAAGGCTACTGGGTACCCGCGCCCGGCCACCAGCTATTTGAAAAGCTCACTGACGAAATTGGATGCCTGCGGGTAATTGCTGAAGACCTTGGTCACATCACCCCGGACGTCATCTGGCTCAAAGACCGTTTCCAGCTGCCGGGTATGAACATCCTGCAATTTTCCTTCGGCGATGACATCGGCTATTGCGGCGATGCCCTGCACAATCATAAACGAAATTCCGTAGTCTACACCGGAACCCACGACAACAACACCAACCGGGGCTGGTTCCTTGACGACGCGGACGAAATCAGCCGCAAGAATCTGCTTGCCTATCTAGGTTACAACTGGATCGACGATGCCAAGATTTCATGGGAGTTGATCCGGCTGCTCATGTCCAGCGTAGGTTGCCTGTGCGTCATTCAAGCGCAGGATCTGCTCAGCCTCGACGGAAGCGCACGCATGAACATTCCCGGAGAAGCTGACGGCAACTGGGGCTGGAAGCTTACCCCCGGCCAGTTGACCCCGCTCATCCGTGAGCGATTAGGTGAAATGACAGAACTTTTCGGGCGGACCAGTAAAATTGATTAA
- a CDS encoding TraR/DksA family transcriptional regulator has protein sequence MNSSQRTSIRKHLEEKLAELIQRTQARDTAVESCADDNEYASRISEQKINLALHVREAELITALEETLGRVDHWDFGICEDCGKEIAIARIKANPTTRFCVSCQSRMEEDQLGRVG, from the coding sequence ATGAATTCTTCTCAGAGGACCAGCATCAGAAAACATCTTGAAGAAAAGCTTGCTGAACTCATCCAACGCACTCAGGCCCGTGACACTGCCGTTGAAAGCTGCGCAGACGATAACGAATACGCGTCCCGCATCAGCGAACAAAAAATCAACCTTGCGCTGCACGTGCGTGAAGCTGAACTGATCACAGCACTTGAAGAAACTCTCGGACGTGTCGATCACTGGGATTTCGGTATCTGCGAAGATTGCGGTAAAGAAATCGCCATCGCCCGCATCAAAGCCAACCCGACCACCCGCTTCTGCGTGTCCTGCCAGTCACGCATGGAAGAAGACCAGCTCGGCCGCGTTGGATAA
- a CDS encoding TIGR04283 family arsenosugar biosynthesis glycosyltransferase yields MSSSLKISVIIPVYDEAETIRSCIANVQECCGENSEIIIVDGSADESTLSAVDDDGVMLLASPPGRAVQMNCGAQKAAGDILLFLHADTTLPPAAGSLVRKALSAPCATAGAFKLSFDAPSRTIKVIAFLADLRCRVERVPYGDQAIFISKSKFHELGGFPEIQLMEDVEFFQNIKRRRLEIIILKESISTSARRYLATGPLRCGLRNTFLRLLHLCGVKHATLKNMYRRREKQ; encoded by the coding sequence ATGTCATCAAGCTTGAAAATATCTGTCATCATTCCGGTGTATGATGAGGCGGAGACTATTCGCTCCTGCATCGCGAATGTGCAGGAATGTTGCGGGGAAAATTCTGAGATAATAATCGTCGACGGTTCCGCTGACGAGTCCACCCTGTCCGCTGTTGACGATGACGGGGTGATGCTGCTTGCATCGCCTCCCGGACGTGCGGTCCAGATGAATTGCGGCGCGCAAAAAGCCGCAGGTGATATCCTGCTCTTTCTGCATGCCGACACCACCCTGCCGCCCGCTGCGGGCAGCCTTGTCCGCAAAGCACTTAGCGCGCCTTGCGCCACTGCCGGTGCATTCAAACTCAGCTTCGACGCTCCCTCACGGACCATAAAAGTTATCGCTTTTCTCGCCGACCTGCGTTGCCGCGTTGAGCGCGTCCCCTACGGGGATCAGGCCATTTTTATTTCCAAATCCAAATTTCACGAACTCGGCGGATTCCCTGAAATACAGCTCATGGAAGATGTTGAATTTTTCCAGAACATCAAAAGAAGACGGCTGGAAATCATCATCCTCAAAGAATCCATCAGCACTTCCGCCCGCCGCTATCTGGCTACAGGTCCTTTGCGCTGCGGACTTCGCAATACTTTCCTGCGCTTGCTACACCTCTGCGGGGTAAAGCACGCCACACTTAAAAATATGTACCGCAGACGGGAAAAGCAATAA
- a CDS encoding TIGR04282 family arsenosugar biosynthesis glycosyltransferase: MKCALIVFVKFPEPGKVKTRLGKDIGYEKAAELYTAFVEDMLDNLDQAGLYPVIAYDPFQPLDKYQEWLGDRTYISQQGADLGQRMFNALQSAFNLNFDSCILTGSDLPDLDPQLILQARQSIQKSPACIGPANDGGYYLVGFQKESLTDSIFKNMEWSTKRVFGTTISRLEKLEIQPAILPEHQDMDTMEDLERLHNNPRTQTLCPKSFTILRTILPH, encoded by the coding sequence ATGAAATGCGCACTCATAGTTTTCGTTAAATTCCCGGAACCGGGCAAAGTCAAAACCCGTCTTGGAAAAGATATCGGCTATGAAAAAGCTGCCGAACTATACACAGCCTTTGTGGAAGATATGCTGGATAATCTTGACCAAGCCGGGCTCTACCCGGTCATCGCTTACGATCCATTTCAGCCTCTAGATAAATATCAGGAATGGCTTGGAGATAGAACTTACATATCTCAACAGGGAGCCGACCTCGGCCAACGCATGTTCAATGCCCTGCAATCCGCCTTCAACCTTAACTTTGATTCCTGCATCCTCACCGGAAGCGATTTGCCAGACCTCGACCCGCAATTAATTCTTCAAGCCCGCCAATCCATACAAAAATCCCCCGCCTGCATCGGACCTGCAAATGACGGGGGCTATTACCTGGTCGGTTTTCAGAAAGAATCTTTAACTGATTCCATCTTCAAAAATATGGAATGGAGCACGAAGAGAGTTTTTGGGACAACTATTTCCCGACTGGAAAAATTAGAGATTCAGCCAGCCATTCTTCCGGAGCATCAAGACATGGATACAATGGAAGATTTAGAAAGACTTCATAACAATCCCAGAACACAGACTTTATGTCCCAAGAGTTTTACTATCTTAAGGACAATATTGCCGCACTAG
- the mnmE gene encoding tRNA uridine-5-carboxymethylaminomethyl(34) synthesis GTPase MnmE, giving the protein MTSTGTIAAIATPPGDGGVGIIRISGGKALSIANDIFRPAKDSFFGFKPYTMHYGTIHDSESVEIDDVLAVFMPGPNSYTGEDTVELNCHGGRAILSAVLGEVLSRGARLANAGEFTLRAFLNGRMDLTQAEAVAEMIHAPSRGAAQLAKVKLSGVLGERISGLRARLEELRAQLCVAVDFPEDELECLPLEQMQSEVGDAAKNIAEILSGVERTKAWREGGLAVLSGKVNAGKSSLLNALLGRNRAIVTDIPGTTRDFIEETLNLDGLQVRVVDTAGLRETSDAVEQAGLDMGRDLAAQADLVLLIIDGSKPFALADLDPQFADMSAKCLAVINKSDLDQAAPAPAEIMRDAGYEVVEISAKKGQGIERLAALIREHILKGAGEPDPDELVPNSRQAATLKKAHAELEELMGDIEMQVPYDLLGVRLESACSALSEITGEITPQEVLNSIFENFCVGK; this is encoded by the coding sequence ATAACTTCTACCGGAACCATTGCCGCAATCGCCACTCCTCCGGGTGACGGCGGGGTAGGGATTATCCGCATCAGCGGAGGAAAGGCCCTGTCCATAGCCAATGATATTTTTCGTCCGGCCAAAGATTCTTTTTTCGGATTCAAGCCTTACACCATGCATTACGGTACTATCCATGACTCCGAATCTGTAGAGATTGATGACGTGCTGGCTGTATTCATGCCCGGTCCCAATTCCTACACCGGAGAAGATACCGTGGAGCTGAACTGCCATGGCGGGCGGGCTATTCTCTCTGCCGTTCTCGGTGAAGTGCTTTCCAGAGGCGCACGACTGGCTAACGCTGGCGAATTCACCTTGCGGGCTTTCCTCAACGGACGTATGGACCTCACTCAGGCCGAGGCTGTCGCTGAAATGATCCACGCCCCCTCACGTGGTGCAGCCCAGCTGGCCAAGGTTAAGCTTTCCGGTGTGCTCGGCGAACGGATTAGCGGACTTCGCGCCCGTCTTGAGGAGCTTCGGGCCCAGCTTTGCGTGGCTGTTGATTTTCCCGAAGACGAGCTTGAATGTCTGCCTCTTGAGCAGATGCAGTCAGAAGTAGGGGATGCAGCGAAAAATATCGCTGAAATCCTTTCCGGCGTGGAGCGCACCAAAGCATGGCGTGAGGGCGGGTTGGCCGTTCTTTCCGGCAAGGTCAATGCCGGGAAATCCAGCCTGCTTAACGCCCTGCTCGGACGCAACCGGGCCATTGTCACCGATATTCCCGGCACCACCCGTGATTTTATTGAGGAAACCCTGAATCTTGACGGTTTGCAGGTTCGCGTGGTCGATACTGCCGGTTTGCGCGAAACCTCCGATGCCGTGGAGCAGGCCGGTCTGGACATGGGCCGCGATCTGGCTGCCCAAGCAGATTTGGTGCTACTCATCATTGACGGTTCCAAGCCTTTTGCCCTAGCTGATCTTGACCCGCAATTTGCTGATATGTCTGCCAAGTGTCTGGCAGTAATCAACAAGTCCGATCTTGATCAGGCTGCTCCGGCCCCTGCAGAAATCATGCGTGATGCCGGGTATGAGGTTGTTGAAATTTCGGCCAAAAAGGGCCAAGGTATTGAGCGTTTGGCCGCACTGATCCGTGAGCATATTCTCAAAGGAGCAGGCGAACCAGATCCCGACGAGCTGGTGCCCAACTCGCGTCAGGCTGCCACCCTCAAGAAGGCTCATGCGGAGCTTGAGGAGCTTATGGGTGACATTGAAATGCAGGTTCCTTACGATCTGCTCGGCGTGCGTCTTGAATCGGCCTGCAGTGCCCTTTCCGAAATAACCGGGGAGATCACTCCGCAGGAAGTTTTGAACTCAATTTTTGAAAATTTTTGCGTTGGAAAATAA